Proteins co-encoded in one Actinobacillus succinogenes 130Z genomic window:
- a CDS encoding TRAP transporter large permease: MTILFITGLFITLIIIGIPIAFSIAIAALIGIHMIPGVPPTMIPMKMFYGLNSYVLLAVPLFVLTASIMNQGNISRKLINFSLGIVGRCPGGLGHANVMVSMLFAGVSGSSQADTAGMGKILIPQMIERGYSKEMAVGVTAASSTIGSIIPPSITMVIYGGLTNTSVGKLFIGGIIPGLTIGIGMMLFIYYVAVKQHLPKEEKLPLKLFLRLFKDSLPALFTPLIIIGGIVFGIFTPTEAAAFSAIYAYFVSVYYYKTITFGDLPVILVDTLKLSCLSLFALAAASALGEFLGYFKINAMVVDFFNGIGGSRYIFLGLVVLFFLFVGTFMDAIPAMVLFVPVIYPVAQSMGIDSVQLGILVIVTLSIGLVTPPYGLCLLIASVIGELPIDRSFKAVMPYIMIILLTLSLIVFVPQILLSETLL; this comes from the coding sequence ATGACAATTTTATTTATTACCGGCTTATTTATTACATTAATCATTATCGGTATTCCTATTGCATTTTCGATTGCGATTGCCGCGCTTATCGGTATTCATATGATTCCGGGCGTACCACCGACCATGATACCGATGAAGATGTTTTACGGTTTAAATTCCTATGTGTTGCTGGCGGTACCTTTGTTTGTTCTCACCGCCAGTATTATGAATCAAGGTAATATTTCACGTAAACTGATTAACTTTTCTTTAGGAATAGTCGGGCGTTGTCCGGGCGGATTAGGGCATGCAAACGTTATGGTATCGATGTTGTTCGCCGGCGTAAGCGGTTCGTCTCAAGCCGATACCGCCGGCATGGGGAAAATTTTAATTCCCCAGATGATCGAACGCGGTTACAGTAAGGAAATGGCGGTGGGCGTCACGGCGGCGTCCTCGACAATCGGTAGTATTATTCCGCCTAGTATTACTATGGTAATTTACGGCGGTCTGACCAATACGTCCGTAGGTAAATTGTTTATAGGCGGTATTATTCCGGGACTTACTATCGGTATCGGTATGATGCTCTTTATTTACTATGTGGCCGTTAAACAACATTTACCGAAAGAAGAAAAATTACCGTTGAAATTGTTCTTACGATTATTTAAAGATTCTCTGCCCGCATTGTTCACACCGTTAATCATTATCGGCGGTATCGTTTTCGGTATTTTCACACCGACGGAAGCGGCGGCGTTTTCCGCCATTTATGCTTATTTTGTCAGCGTTTATTACTACAAAACGATCACCTTCGGAGATTTACCGGTTATTCTGGTCGATACCTTAAAATTAAGCTGTTTATCGCTGTTTGCATTAGCGGCCGCTTCGGCATTAGGCGAATTTTTAGGTTATTTCAAAATCAATGCGATGGTGGTGGATTTCTTTAACGGTATAGGCGGAAGCCGATATATATTTTTAGGGTTAGTGGTGTTGTTCTTTTTGTTCGTCGGAACCTTTATGGACGCCATTCCGGCAATGGTTTTATTTGTACCGGTGATTTATCCCGTCGCACAGTCCATGGGGATTGATTCCGTCCAATTAGGTATCCTGGTGATAGTGACATTGTCGATAGGTTTAGTCACTCCGCCCTACGGTTTATGTTTGTTGATCGCCAGTGTGATCGGCGAATTGCCTATCGATAGATCCTTTAAAGCCGTAATGCCCTATATCATGATTATTTTGCTGACATTGTCATTAATCGTTTTTGTGCCGCAAATTTTACTGTCCGAGACTTTACTTTAA
- a CDS encoding LacI family DNA-binding transcriptional regulator: protein MREKHKKASINDVAKLAKVGKASVSRYLNGKFDILSDEIQTRIKSAITELGYQPSLMARSIKKGNSKLIALIVADITNAYSIEVMQGIEYACRKNGYTLLVFNAGNDVNLEEDILSSLIGYQVEGAIVHTTASHYNDFIKFPFPLVFLDRKIDNFKADIVGLDNTRAMDEIMSHLYSQGFERFLFITEPIGDLLSRKERAVGFWRKIEMNETVTGELFEITDEPELENCVCRFMRSSPTAPKAIITANSSVTLTVSQTLRRLNVVWGKDVGLVGVDDPKWTEIAGVGISALRQPTFELGRTAFQLLYERLHNPNHHIKEIYYSGELIIRKSTSYLQGK, encoded by the coding sequence ATGCGAGAAAAACATAAAAAAGCGTCTATTAACGATGTCGCTAAGCTGGCTAAGGTGGGTAAAGCAAGCGTATCAAGATATTTAAACGGTAAGTTCGATATTTTGTCGGATGAAATTCAAACCCGTATAAAATCCGCAATAACGGAACTTGGTTACCAACCCAGTTTAATGGCAAGAAGCATCAAAAAAGGCAATTCCAAACTGATTGCCTTAATTGTCGCCGATATTACCAATGCATACTCTATTGAAGTGATGCAGGGTATTGAATATGCCTGCCGGAAAAACGGATATACGTTGCTGGTTTTCAATGCGGGTAATGATGTCAACCTCGAGGAAGATATTTTATCCAGCTTAATCGGTTATCAAGTCGAGGGCGCGATTGTCCATACTACGGCGTCACATTATAACGACTTTATTAAATTTCCTTTTCCTTTAGTATTTTTAGATCGAAAAATCGATAATTTTAAAGCGGATATTGTCGGACTTGATAATACCCGGGCAATGGATGAAATAATGTCTCACCTTTATTCGCAGGGGTTCGAACGTTTTTTATTTATTACCGAACCGATAGGTGATCTTCTCTCAAGAAAGGAAAGGGCGGTCGGTTTTTGGCGTAAAATCGAAATGAACGAAACGGTAACCGGTGAGTTATTTGAAATAACCGATGAACCGGAATTAGAGAATTGCGTATGCCGTTTTATGCGATCTTCTCCAACCGCTCCCAAAGCAATTATTACGGCCAACAGCTCCGTCACGCTTACTGTGTCCCAAACATTAAGACGGTTAAATGTCGTTTGGGGAAAAGATGTAGGATTAGTGGGGGTTGATGATCCTAAATGGACTGAAATTGCAGGTGTTGGGATCAGCGCGTTAAGACAACCGACTTTTGAACTGGGGCGGACCGCATTTCAATTATTGTATGAACGGTTACATAACCCTAACCATCACATAAAAGAGATTTATTATTCCGGTGAATTGATTATTCGTAAATCAACTTCTTATCTGCAAGGAAAATAA
- a CDS encoding sugar kinase, with the protein MMENEIDVITYGEAMAMFVAEEYGKLENISLFSKRAAGAELNVATGLARLGLSVTWMSRVGNDSFGRFILQYLDKENINSELVSIDDFHPTGFQLKEKAQNGEDPKVEYFRKGSAASYMSVDDVVSSVFEKARHLHLTGVAAALSESSYALSCYLTDFMRSKKKTISFDPNLRPSLWRDEKVMREKINRLAVKSDWFLPGIQEGRILTGLYSAEEIADFYLEQGVGLVVIKLGTEGAYFKDRQGYQKIVAPFKVEQVVDTVGAGDGFAVGVISAFLEGKTPEHAVLRGNKIGSLVIQVSGDNEGLPTQIELGNY; encoded by the coding sequence ATGATGGAAAATGAAATTGATGTGATCACTTACGGCGAAGCGATGGCAATGTTTGTCGCCGAAGAATACGGAAAGTTGGAAAACATTTCGTTATTTAGTAAAAGAGCCGCCGGAGCGGAATTAAATGTTGCAACGGGATTGGCCCGGTTAGGTTTGTCCGTTACCTGGATGAGCAGAGTAGGCAACGACTCTTTCGGTCGTTTTATTCTGCAATATTTAGATAAAGAAAACATCAATTCCGAATTGGTTTCTATAGACGATTTTCACCCTACGGGATTTCAATTAAAAGAAAAAGCCCAAAACGGTGAAGATCCTAAGGTGGAATATTTTAGAAAAGGTTCGGCGGCAAGTTATATGTCTGTTGATGATGTGGTATCTTCGGTATTTGAAAAAGCGCGTCATCTCCATTTAACCGGCGTGGCCGCGGCGCTTTCCGAGTCGTCCTATGCGCTTTCTTGTTATTTGACGGATTTCATGCGAAGCAAAAAGAAAACGATTTCTTTTGATCCCAATTTAAGACCCTCTTTATGGCGGGACGAAAAGGTTATGCGGGAAAAAATCAACCGTCTTGCCGTAAAATCGGATTGGTTTTTACCCGGTATTCAAGAAGGCCGTATTTTAACCGGGCTGTATTCGGCGGAGGAAATCGCCGATTTTTATCTTGAACAAGGCGTAGGGCTCGTCGTCATTAAACTTGGTACCGAAGGGGCTTATTTCAAAGATCGGCAGGGTTATCAAAAAATCGTTGCGCCGTTTAAAGTAGAACAGGTGGTCGATACGGTCGGCGCGGGAGACGGCTTTGCGGTCGGGGTCATTAGTGCGTTTTTAGAAGGTAAAACGCCGGAACATGCGGTCCTTCGGGGAAACAAAATCGGTTCGCTGGTTATTCAAGTTTCCGGCGATAATGAAGGTTTACCGACTCAAATCGAACTGGGAAATTATTAG
- a CDS encoding 2-hydroxyacid dehydrogenase — MKKNILVYKKIPADQLVRLQREFNVFYFDGIDEYNRQDVFEKLKICEGMLGSSASFKGDALDSAVRLKAVSTISVGYDNFNVASLTQRNIRLMHTPDVLTDTTADTIFMLILMTARRAVELSDFIRNKQWHKSIGSEYYGTDVHHKTLGILGMGRIGQAVAKRAFCGFDMTILYHSSSRKTEVESLYRATYCELDELLKKSDFVCITLPLNKNTEKLISKEKLRLMKPTAILVNGGRGKIVDENALTEALKNKTIRAAGLDVFEVEPLPLNSELLDLPNAVLLPHIGSATEETRHNMVACAVDNLIAALKPEKPEKNLVNTEVD, encoded by the coding sequence ATGAAAAAAAATATTCTGGTTTATAAAAAGATTCCGGCTGATCAACTGGTTCGTTTGCAACGCGAGTTTAATGTATTTTATTTCGATGGCATTGATGAATATAACAGACAAGACGTGTTTGAAAAATTAAAAATATGTGAAGGTATGCTCGGTTCAAGTGCAAGTTTTAAGGGGGATGCGCTTGATTCGGCAGTTCGTTTAAAGGCCGTTTCCACCATATCGGTCGGTTATGATAATTTTAATGTCGCCTCGTTAACGCAACGTAATATCCGCTTGATGCATACTCCCGATGTATTAACCGATACGACGGCGGACACAATTTTTATGTTGATTTTAATGACGGCAAGAAGAGCGGTGGAATTGTCCGATTTTATTCGTAATAAACAATGGCATAAAAGTATCGGCAGTGAATATTACGGCACGGACGTTCACCATAAAACGCTCGGAATCTTAGGAATGGGACGCATCGGGCAGGCTGTGGCGAAACGCGCCTTTTGCGGGTTTGATATGACGATACTCTATCATTCGTCTTCACGTAAAACGGAGGTGGAATCTTTATACCGGGCGACATATTGCGAATTGGATGAATTATTGAAAAAATCGGATTTTGTCTGCATTACCTTACCATTAAATAAAAACACCGAAAAATTAATTTCAAAAGAAAAATTACGGTTAATGAAGCCGACCGCCATTTTAGTTAACGGCGGCAGAGGTAAAATTGTCGATGAAAACGCATTAACCGAAGCATTAAAAAATAAAACTATTCGTGCCGCCGGACTTGATGTTTTTGAGGTTGAACCGTTACCTTTAAATTCCGAATTATTAGATTTGCCTAATGCGGTTTTATTACCTCATATAGGTTCGGCGACAGAAGAGACAAGACATAATATGGTCGCTTGTGCGGTAGATAATTTAATCGCGGCATTAAAGCCGGAAAAACCCGAAAAGAATTTGGTTAATACGGAAGTGGATTGA